In Planctomycetota bacterium, one DNA window encodes the following:
- a CDS encoding DUF1501 domain-containing protein, with protein sequence MLRILGQRSTTCDGVSRRDILQAGALSLFSGLTLPQLLAAREASPLRGKPRANSVILFNLFGGPSHIDMFDLKPDAPVEVRGEFKPIASSVPGLQVCEHLPRLAQRMDRATLIRTVSHGYNSHNPYALMTGFTLGADRENYFAKPTDHPSMGSICQYAGLGRKDVPTYVCMPAHPGYSQALRRAGPYGGYLGGSYDPLMTFCEPKLAREPKDFYDPVPPQGEPSLPLFDPQPGVTIDRLAQRQSLLDTVEQQFDAAQKSPTIDLMSEHQRRAFTLLTTDRTRRAFDLGQESAATRATYGDSLYGSCALLARRLVEAGVTFVTVTTESKGAGHWDSHQNNFGMLRDFNLPNLDQILSALLDDLEARGLLDTTLVVAMGDMGRAPRVNRFAGRDHWPQCGFCLLAGGGTKRGYVHGSTDRTASYPTTKPVSPGDIVATIYQILGIDPHLIVHDLSDRPIHVTHGGQPINEVLA encoded by the coding sequence ATGTTGCGCATTCTTGGTCAACGCTCCACAACCTGTGACGGGGTCTCGCGTCGCGACATTCTGCAAGCCGGCGCCCTGTCGCTGTTCTCGGGGCTGACGCTCCCCCAATTGCTAGCGGCGCGCGAGGCCAGCCCCCTGCGCGGCAAGCCCCGGGCCAACTCGGTGATCCTGTTCAATCTGTTCGGCGGGCCCAGCCACATCGACATGTTCGACCTGAAGCCCGACGCGCCGGTCGAAGTGCGCGGCGAGTTCAAGCCGATCGCCAGCTCGGTGCCAGGGTTGCAAGTCTGCGAGCATTTGCCGCGCCTGGCCCAGCGCATGGACCGCGCCACGCTGATCCGCACCGTGTCGCACGGCTACAACAGCCACAACCCGTACGCGCTGATGACCGGCTTCACCTTGGGGGCTGATCGCGAAAACTACTTTGCCAAGCCGACCGATCACCCGAGCATGGGCTCGATCTGCCAATACGCGGGGCTGGGTCGCAAGGATGTGCCAACTTATGTCTGTATGCCGGCTCATCCGGGCTATAGCCAAGCGCTGCGCCGCGCGGGGCCTTATGGCGGCTACCTGGGAGGCAGCTACGACCCGTTGATGACCTTTTGCGAGCCGAAGCTCGCCCGCGAGCCCAAGGATTTTTACGATCCGGTTCCGCCGCAAGGCGAACCGTCCTTGCCGCTGTTCGACCCGCAACCAGGCGTGACGATCGACCGCCTGGCCCAGCGGCAGTCGTTGCTGGACACGGTCGAGCAGCAGTTCGATGCCGCGCAAAAGTCGCCAACCATCGACCTGATGAGCGAACATCAACGCCGGGCGTTCACTCTGCTGACCACCGATCGCACGCGGCGGGCGTTCGACCTGGGGCAAGAGTCGGCCGCCACGCGGGCCACCTATGGCGACAGCCTGTACGGCTCGTGCGCCTTGCTAGCGCGACGTCTGGTCGAGGCCGGCGTCACCTTCGTGACCGTGACCACCGAGAGCAAAGGCGCCGGGCACTGGGACTCGCACCAGAACAACTTCGGCATGCTACGCGACTTCAACTTGCCGAATTTGGACCAGATCCTGTCGGCATTGCTCGACGATCTCGAGGCACGCGGACTGCTCGACACGACGCTGGTGGTGGCCATGGGCGACATGGGACGCGCGCCGCGCGTGAATCGCTTCGCCGGGCGCGACCATTGGCCGCAGTGTGGCTTCTGCTTACTGGCGGGCGGCGGGACGAAGCGCGGCTATGTCCACGGCTCGACTGATCGAACGGCGTCGTACCCAACGACCAAACCTGTTTCACCGGGCGATATCGTGGCCACGATCTACCAGATACTGGGGATCGATCCGCACCTGATCGTACACGATCTGAGCGATCGACCGATCCACGTCACCCACGGCGGCCAGCCGATCAACGAAGTGCTGGCCTGA
- a CDS encoding caspase family protein produces MPVRNRSFPVWLSSALLTAGLWSGLAVEARAALDWDPAHTWVFAVGVLEWQHPDIWPGFPAAMKNRRDAQLVEHFRGCGVPDEQIVFLKDSQAKKAQIQKRFAELLDETDEGDLLVFYYAGHGFREVKTGSTWFANYDAGNKNNSAWSVASIFKMVDDHFSGNRVLMLADCCHSGALYDEILRRPQGDVMFAAITSVYSHNLSTGNWTFTDSLLKGLRGSALVDLDGDRMIGLNEIARYTELEMAFVEGQKSMFMAAEQFPREAHMAPVKSTIKAGVGQRVEVEWKGKWYKSVVTDVAGGQSHIHYQGYDSSTDEWVTPNRIRPYQPREYPVGTAVEVKWDSDGRWYPAKVTRTWYGLHMIHYDSFTDIWDEWVGPTSIRLPKGSAE; encoded by the coding sequence ATGCCCGTCCGTAATCGTTCATTTCCAGTGTGGCTCTCGTCGGCGCTCTTGACCGCGGGGCTGTGGAGCGGCCTGGCGGTCGAAGCCCGGGCAGCGCTCGATTGGGATCCAGCACATACCTGGGTCTTTGCCGTCGGCGTGCTCGAATGGCAACACCCGGACATTTGGCCCGGCTTCCCGGCCGCGATGAAGAACCGCCGCGACGCGCAGTTGGTCGAGCACTTCCGCGGTTGCGGCGTGCCCGACGAGCAAATCGTCTTTCTCAAGGACAGCCAGGCCAAAAAGGCGCAGATTCAAAAACGCTTCGCCGAACTGCTCGATGAGACCGACGAAGGCGATCTGCTGGTTTTCTACTACGCGGGGCACGGCTTTCGCGAGGTTAAAACCGGCAGCACCTGGTTCGCCAACTATGACGCCGGCAACAAGAACAACAGCGCCTGGAGCGTGGCCAGCATCTTCAAGATGGTCGACGACCACTTCAGCGGCAACCGTGTGTTGATGCTGGCCGACTGTTGTCACTCGGGTGCCTTGTATGACGAAATCTTGCGGCGTCCCCAGGGGGACGTGATGTTCGCCGCCATCACGTCGGTCTACTCGCACAATCTCTCGACGGGCAATTGGACGTTCACCGATTCGCTGCTCAAGGGACTGCGCGGCAGCGCTCTGGTCGACCTGGACGGCGACCGGATGATCGGCCTGAATGAGATCGCCCGTTACACCGAGTTGGAAATGGCCTTTGTCGAAGGGCAAAAGTCGATGTTCATGGCCGCCGAGCAATTCCCGCGCGAAGCGCACATGGCCCCCGTGAAAAGCACGATCAAGGCCGGTGTTGGCCAACGCGTCGAGGTCGAGTGGAAAGGCAAATGGTACAAGTCGGTGGTCACCGACGTCGCGGGCGGCCAGTCCCATATTCACTACCAAGGCTATGACAGTTCCACCGACGAATGGGTCACGCCGAATCGGATTCGCCCCTACCAGCCGCGTGAATACCCGGTCGGCACGGCGGTCGAGGTGAAGTGGGACAGCGACGGACGCTGGTATCCGGCCAAGGTAACGCGGACTTGGTACGGCCTGCACATGATCCACTACGACAGCTTCACCGACATCTGGGACGAATGGGTCGGGCCGACGTCGATCCGCTTGCCAAAAGGTTCGGCCGAATAG
- a CDS encoding YceI family protein, with translation MRNRLLIAATGATLALLAWGVARTPAQAPSAVDHVLPGTVDVERSRVFIKVPARKFGHEHGIEGRLQAGLISLGAPQQAGELVFDLTSFQADTNLARTYLAIPKDMPPDDQKKVTDTMHGDEVLDVAKYRVANFRLRSASESPNRRASDPPMYTLDGDLTLHGKTQRVTLTVIGEQVKDQMRLRGTFNLKQSDYGITPYTKLLGAIGVQDELKVHGEIWVKAVEK, from the coding sequence ATGCGCAACCGACTCTTGATAGCCGCGACTGGCGCTACGTTGGCCTTGCTGGCCTGGGGTGTGGCCCGCACGCCGGCCCAGGCGCCGTCGGCCGTTGATCATGTGCTGCCTGGCACCGTCGACGTCGAGCGGAGCCGCGTGTTTATCAAGGTTCCGGCCCGCAAATTCGGGCACGAGCACGGCATTGAAGGGCGCTTGCAGGCGGGGCTGATCTCGCTGGGCGCACCGCAGCAAGCCGGCGAACTGGTCTTTGATCTGACCAGTTTTCAGGCCGACACCAACTTGGCACGGACCTATCTGGCCATTCCCAAGGACATGCCCCCCGACGACCAGAAGAAGGTCACCGACACCATGCATGGCGACGAAGTGTTGGACGTGGCCAAATACCGGGTGGCGAATTTCCGGCTGCGATCGGCCTCGGAAAGCCCAAACCGCCGGGCCAGCGACCCGCCGATGTACACCTTGGACGGGGATCTGACCCTGCACGGTAAGACCCAGCGAGTGACGTTGACCGTGATCGGCGAGCAGGTCAAGGACCAGATGCGGCTACGCGGCACGTTTAACCTGAAGCAAAGCGATTACGGCATCACGCCTTACACCAAATTGCTGGGGGCAATCGGCGTGCAAGACGAGCTGAAGGTTCATGGGGAGATTTGGGTGAAAGCGGTTGAGAAGTAA
- a CDS encoding c-type cytochrome has translation MRWSKRNTLNWLIGALAVLVAMVEARESQAQIPGKAEQIKLGRELFTRNWQVNDPHCPDGDGLGPMRNASSCAACHREGGVGGSGKEENNVRLLTVVRPPDPTREKRSGYQDAFRDRIDAIHPGFRRDLAVRATIVFHRQSVNDDYEAWCDQFWGVPINLTGASRIVARRAAHDREGRRGPVKNLPGRDGIAFRLSERNPPALFGAGLIDSISTDTVEAIARAQPRQYPGVAGRVPRIKMQLAKFGWRGQSLSLSDMVRASCAADLGLDAPGHHQAVNPQQPELPPGRDLTAAQCDAITALVASLPRPREVQVTDPQMNVLVNNGKALFQTIGCVACHQENVGNVKGLYSDLLLHDMGPGLADPVPATPGKAFVGSFVDGGPYDGTSYDVFADVATNTYQEWRTPPLWGVADSGPYLHDGRADTIDEAIELHGGEAHNSAARYQSMTSLERERILLFLSTLRAPLPESPGQ, from the coding sequence ATGCGCTGGTCAAAGCGCAACACCCTGAACTGGCTGATCGGTGCGCTCGCCGTCTTGGTGGCGATGGTCGAAGCGCGCGAGTCGCAAGCCCAGATCCCCGGCAAGGCCGAGCAAATCAAGCTCGGCCGCGAGTTGTTCACTCGAAACTGGCAGGTGAACGACCCCCACTGCCCCGACGGCGATGGACTGGGCCCGATGCGCAATGCCTCGTCGTGCGCCGCGTGCCATCGCGAAGGGGGCGTCGGCGGCAGCGGCAAGGAGGAAAACAACGTCCGGCTGCTGACCGTGGTGCGCCCCCCTGACCCGACGCGCGAGAAGCGCTCCGGGTATCAAGACGCCTTTCGCGACCGGATCGACGCCATCCATCCCGGCTTTCGCCGCGACCTGGCGGTGCGGGCGACGATTGTCTTTCACCGCCAAAGCGTCAACGACGACTACGAGGCCTGGTGCGACCAGTTCTGGGGCGTGCCCATCAACTTAACCGGCGCGAGTCGCATTGTGGCTCGCCGCGCGGCGCACGACCGCGAAGGTCGGCGCGGGCCGGTGAAGAATCTGCCCGGGCGCGATGGCATCGCGTTTCGCCTCAGCGAGCGGAACCCGCCGGCGCTGTTCGGCGCGGGGCTCATCGATTCGATCAGCACCGACACGGTCGAGGCCATCGCCCGGGCCCAGCCGCGCCAGTATCCGGGCGTGGCCGGGCGCGTGCCGCGAATCAAAATGCAGTTGGCCAAGTTCGGCTGGCGCGGCCAGTCGCTTTCCTTGAGCGATATGGTGCGTGCCTCGTGCGCCGCCGACCTGGGACTCGACGCGCCGGGGCATCACCAGGCCGTGAACCCGCAACAGCCCGAACTGCCGCCGGGTCGCGACCTGACCGCGGCCCAATGCGACGCCATCACCGCGCTGGTAGCCAGTCTGCCGCGCCCGCGCGAGGTGCAGGTGACCGATCCCCAGATGAACGTGCTGGTCAACAACGGCAAGGCGCTGTTCCAGACGATCGGCTGTGTGGCTTGTCACCAGGAGAACGTCGGCAACGTCAAAGGGCTGTACAGCGATCTGCTGTTGCACGACATGGGCCCCGGACTGGCCGATCCCGTGCCGGCCACGCCGGGCAAGGCGTTCGTCGGCTCGTTCGTCGACGGCGGACCTTACGATGGCACGTCGTACGACGTGTTCGCCGACGTGGCGACCAATACGTACCAGGAATGGCGCACGCCGCCGTTGTGGGGCGTGGCCGACTCGGGGCCATACCTGCACGACGGCCGCGCCGACACGATCGACGAAGCGATCGAACTGCACGGCGGCGAGGCGCACAACTCGGCGGCGCGGTATCAATCGATGACGTCGCTGGAACGAGAGCGGATTTTGCTGTTCCTAAGCACGCTCCGCGCACCGCTGCCCGAATCGCCAGGGCAGTGA
- a CDS encoding HupE/UreJ family protein, with translation MLLFAPRVFAHPGHDGDGFASGFLHPLLGYDHLLAMVAVGLLAVRWGGCAVWIAPVTFISCLALGGALAAWHVPLPGLEYGIVLSVLVLGLMIAGTNLVPLGFGAVLVGAFAIFHGYAHIAEIAPGESLVRYTAGFLLASVLLHAGGVLAGLTLARWADVRALRLTGGAIAAAGVWLLASVL, from the coding sequence ATGTTGCTGTTCGCCCCCCGGGTGTTTGCCCACCCAGGTCACGACGGCGATGGTTTCGCCTCGGGCTTCTTGCATCCGTTGCTGGGCTACGATCACTTGTTGGCGATGGTGGCGGTCGGGCTGCTGGCCGTTCGCTGGGGTGGCTGCGCGGTCTGGATAGCACCGGTGACGTTCATCAGTTGCCTGGCCCTAGGGGGCGCGCTGGCCGCGTGGCATGTGCCGTTGCCCGGGCTGGAATACGGCATCGTCCTGTCGGTGCTGGTGCTGGGGCTGATGATCGCGGGAACGAACCTGGTGCCACTTGGATTTGGCGCGGTGCTCGTCGGCGCGTTCGCTATTTTTCATGGCTACGCGCACATCGCCGAGATTGCTCCGGGCGAATCACTGGTTCGCTACACAGCGGGCTTTCTGCTGGCGAGCGTGCTGCTGCACGCCGGCGGCGTGCTGGCGGGCCTGACACTGGCGCGATGGGCCGACGTGCGCGCATTACGCCTGACGGGGGGCGCTATTGCTGCGGCCGGCGTTTGGCTGTTGGCCAGTGTTCTTTAG
- a CDS encoding TlpA family protein disulfide reductase produces the protein MSRLFMISLSLAACVLLGCADTPGATATEGKVTLEPRDFQGYQELVASKRGKIVVVDAWSTFCEPCVREFPGLVALHRKYGAERLACISLCANYAGLGKVTDEMREPLEFLTRQGATFDNVMSSEADEDLYRKLKISTVPAIFVYDRDGKLLKTFEGEPKYRDIEAFIAPLLAVK, from the coding sequence ATGTCACGCCTGTTCATGATTTCGTTGTCGCTCGCCGCGTGCGTTCTACTGGGCTGCGCAGACACGCCAGGTGCCACGGCGACCGAGGGGAAAGTCACGCTCGAGCCACGCGATTTCCAGGGCTATCAGGAACTGGTGGCGTCGAAGCGCGGCAAGATCGTGGTGGTCGACGCTTGGAGCACGTTTTGCGAGCCGTGCGTCCGAGAGTTTCCCGGCCTGGTCGCGCTGCACAGGAAATACGGCGCCGAGCGACTGGCGTGCATTTCGCTGTGCGCCAATTACGCCGGCTTGGGCAAGGTGACCGACGAGATGCGCGAGCCCCTAGAGTTTCTGACTCGGCAAGGCGCGACGTTCGACAACGTGATGTCGAGCGAGGCCGACGAAGACCTGTACCGCAAGCTAAAGATTTCGACGGTGCCGGCGATCTTCGTCTATGACCGGGACGGCAAGCTGCTGAAGACATTTGAGGGGGAGCCGAAGTACCGCGATATCGAAGCGTTCATCGCCCCGTTGCTCGCAGTCAAATAA
- a CDS encoding class I SAM-dependent methyltransferase — translation MPWTSKLKQWLNAGLGLGHLQLGTTRAAERERDRLLAIERQGQFARPVLPLPPAYQHFELTPSLDEIAAHRARFGTFRSAGANGVGYSFDNSYYTSPDAEVLYTLVGKFAPRRIVEVGSGNSTRLFRQAIIDFKLDCRLISIDPEPRAEINALADECHRSRVEDLGANELFTSLAANDFLFIDSSHALTTHGDVGYLFGEILPALAAGVIVHVHDIFIPYEYPRHWVIDERYGWNEQYLVHAILMHSDRWEVLWPGYFLQQTLPGFNEAFPHQTFGNAQSLWLRRRS, via the coding sequence ATGCCCTGGACGAGCAAACTAAAGCAGTGGTTGAACGCCGGACTGGGGCTGGGGCATTTGCAGCTGGGCACCACGCGCGCCGCCGAACGCGAGCGCGACCGGCTGCTGGCCATCGAGCGGCAGGGGCAATTTGCCCGACCGGTGTTGCCGCTGCCCCCTGCGTATCAGCATTTCGAGCTGACCCCGTCGCTGGACGAGATTGCCGCGCACCGGGCGCGGTTCGGCACCTTTCGCTCGGCCGGCGCGAACGGCGTGGGCTATTCGTTCGACAACTCGTATTACACGTCCCCCGACGCCGAAGTCCTTTATACACTGGTCGGCAAGTTCGCGCCGCGACGCATCGTGGAAGTCGGCAGCGGCAACAGCACCCGGCTTTTCCGTCAGGCGATCATCGACTTCAAGCTCGATTGCCGATTGATCTCGATCGATCCCGAGCCACGAGCCGAGATCAACGCCTTGGCCGACGAGTGTCACCGGTCGCGGGTCGAAGACCTGGGGGCGAACGAGCTGTTCACGTCCCTGGCCGCGAACGATTTCCTGTTCATTGATTCGAGCCACGCGCTCACGACGCACGGTGACGTGGGCTATCTGTTCGGCGAAATCCTGCCGGCGCTGGCGGCAGGTGTGATCGTGCATGTTCATGACATCTTTATCCCTTACGAATACCCGCGGCACTGGGTGATCGACGAGCGGTATGGCTGGAACGAGCAGTACCTGGTCCACGCCATCTTGATGCATAGCGATCGCTGGGAGGTGCTCTGGCCGGGCTATTTTCTGCAGCAAACGCTGCCGGGGTTCAATGAGGCATTTCCGCACCAGACGTTTGGTAACGCGCAAAGTCTGTGGCTGCGCCGGCGCAGCTAG
- a CDS encoding thioredoxin family protein, which yields MSPYASHPQEEPAREALDQMTGPVLLEFGAEWCPYCQAIQPHLKALLDAHPDVQHIKVEDGRGKPLGRSFLVKVWPTLVLLRDGQPLEQLTRPSTNEIKAGFAKLTTS from the coding sequence ATGAGCCCTTACGCTTCGCACCCCCAGGAAGAGCCCGCGCGCGAGGCGCTGGACCAGATGACCGGCCCGGTGCTGCTCGAATTCGGCGCCGAGTGGTGTCCCTATTGCCAGGCAATCCAGCCCCACCTGAAGGCCTTGCTCGACGCGCACCCTGACGTCCAGCACATCAAAGTCGAAGATGGTCGCGGCAAGCCGTTGGGGCGTTCGTTCCTGGTGAAAGTCTGGCCGACGCTGGTCTTGCTACGCGATGGCCAGCCGCTCGAGCAGTTGACCCGGCCGAGCACGAACGAGATCAAAGCGGGCTTTGCCAAGCTGACGACAAGCTGA
- a CDS encoding ABC transporter ATP-binding protein, protein MLALAWQWRFGCAWVVLQQAALVALGVGILGLTGLAIDYIRWVVEPASAQPRWPPGVSPPSDWPPLAVVGAIAGAVLVLALLQGWVRYRAAVSVAHLTQQIVIDLRTRVYDKLQRLSFRFFDAHQSGSIINRITADVQAVRMFIDNVLIQALVTVLTLAVYLGYMFAVHVPLTLACLATTPAIWWATVWFARSTRPMYQKNRELADQLTLALSENVQGIQVVKAFHREAEQIDKFADINRQILDGKYAVFHRLSIFQPGTGLLTQLNLVVLLAYGGWLVRQGALLLGEGLFVFANLLQQFATQIGQLANIGNTIQASITGAQRVFEILDAPIEVQNAPQPVRVERARGEVRFENVSFGYDRAHPVLHAIDFEAKPGECIAIVGPTGAGKSTLMSLLPRFYDPLAGRVLIDGRDARELDVDDLRRNIGLVFQESFLFSHTVAANISFGCPHATPEQIERAARLAAAHDFIMRLPDGYQTVIGEYGCNLSGGERQRLAIARALLLDPAILILDDATTAVDPETERAMLDALESAMAGRTTFVIAHRLSTLRRASRVIVLQAGRIVQQGTHASLLTEPGYYHQAAMHQAAAELANLSIVVDEAEEDAA, encoded by the coding sequence ATGCTCGCGCTGGCCTGGCAGTGGCGCTTTGGCTGCGCCTGGGTCGTCTTGCAGCAGGCCGCCCTGGTGGCCCTGGGCGTCGGCATCCTTGGTCTGACCGGTTTGGCCATCGACTACATTCGCTGGGTGGTCGAGCCCGCGAGCGCCCAGCCGCGCTGGCCCCCCGGAGTTTCGCCGCCGTCCGATTGGCCACCCCTGGCCGTGGTCGGCGCGATTGCCGGCGCGGTTTTGGTCCTGGCGCTATTGCAGGGTTGGGTCCGCTATCGGGCCGCCGTCAGCGTCGCGCACCTGACTCAGCAGATCGTCATCGACCTGCGCACGCGGGTGTATGACAAGCTGCAGCGACTGAGCTTCCGCTTCTTCGACGCGCACCAGAGCGGCTCGATCATCAACCGCATCACCGCCGACGTCCAGGCGGTGCGGATGTTCATCGACAACGTGCTGATCCAGGCGCTGGTCACGGTGCTGACGCTGGCCGTTTATCTGGGGTACATGTTCGCCGTGCATGTGCCGTTGACGCTGGCGTGTCTGGCCACGACGCCGGCGATTTGGTGGGCGACGGTCTGGTTCGCGCGGTCGACGCGGCCGATGTATCAAAAGAATCGCGAGCTGGCCGACCAATTGACCCTAGCCCTGTCAGAAAATGTGCAAGGCATCCAGGTCGTCAAGGCGTTCCATCGCGAAGCCGAGCAAATCGACAAGTTCGCCGACATCAATCGACAAATCCTCGACGGCAAGTACGCCGTCTTTCACCGGCTGAGCATCTTTCAGCCCGGCACGGGGTTGCTGACGCAACTCAATTTGGTGGTGCTGTTGGCCTATGGCGGCTGGCTGGTGCGGCAGGGGGCGTTGTTGTTGGGGGAAGGGCTGTTCGTCTTTGCCAATTTGTTGCAACAGTTCGCCACCCAGATCGGCCAACTGGCCAACATCGGCAATACCATTCAAGCGAGCATCACCGGCGCTCAGCGCGTGTTCGAGATTCTCGACGCGCCGATCGAGGTGCAAAACGCTCCGCAACCGGTTCGCGTCGAGCGCGCCCGGGGCGAGGTGCGCTTTGAAAACGTCAGCTTCGGCTACGACCGCGCCCACCCGGTGTTGCACGCCATCGATTTCGAGGCCAAGCCTGGCGAGTGCATCGCCATCGTCGGTCCCACCGGGGCGGGCAAGTCGACGCTGATGAGCCTGTTGCCGCGGTTCTATGACCCGCTGGCTGGGCGGGTGCTGATCGACGGGCGCGACGCGCGCGAACTCGATGTGGACGACCTGCGCCGCAACATCGGCCTGGTCTTTCAGGAAAGCTTTCTATTCAGTCACACCGTGGCGGCGAATATCTCCTTTGGCTGTCCGCACGCCACGCCCGAGCAAATCGAGCGTGCCGCGCGACTAGCCGCGGCTCACGATTTCATCATGCGCCTGCCCGACGGCTATCAGACCGTCATCGGCGAGTATGGTTGCAACCTATCGGGCGGCGAGCGCCAGCGATTGGCGATTGCCCGGGCGTTGCTGTTGGACCCGGCGATCTTGATCCTCGACGATGCCACAACGGCGGTCGATCCCGAAACCGAGCGGGCCATGCTCGACGCGCTCGAATCGGCCATGGCCGGCCGCACCACCTTCGTCATTGCCCATCGGCTCAGCACCCTGCGCCGCGCGAGTCGTGTGATCGTCCTACAGGCGGGCCGCATTGTTCAGCAAGGAACTCACGCTTCGCTGCTGACCGAGCCGGGCTATTACCATCAGGCGGCCATGCACCAAGCGGCGGCCGAGCTGGCCAATCTGAGCATCGTGGTCGATGAGGCCGAGGAGGATGCCGCATGA